Part of the Etheostoma cragini isolate CJK2018 chromosome 8, CSU_Ecrag_1.0, whole genome shotgun sequence genome, CCATCCTTGATCCTGCCTCCTCTTAGGCTTcctctagacctcctctatgtTACCTGTACCCTTGTACAAAGCTGATTTCTATGTtattttttagttgttgttgttttgttttgtttttttgtttttttgggggggggggggtcggcACTTCCTTCTCTGCAAAAGATTCACAATGCCTTACAAATGCCATATCAGCAGATGTCAGTGGGCCCTGCACTGCGTCAGCCACTTTAATTGGCCTGCATGGCTGTGGTCCGCAAAGCGCTCATCAGAATTGAATagcccccaaccccccccccttcccagCCTTTTTCTATATCATTAGTGTAATGCTCCCATTTCTCCTGAGCAACTGACATATGGGGAGATTCCAACAAGCGGGGGTGCAGGAGGGGAGGTTGGGTAGAGGAATGAGTCACCCGGCTTCGTCCATCGCttctattatttttgttttgcgGAGGAAGACAAAGGGGGagcagaaaaatacttttttctttttgctcttgAAAAACAGGACCTGCTGCTATTTCTTTGACAAATAACCATGTAAACTGGACCccaaaatccactttttcatCTTTCGCAGTCCTTGCAGTTACAGTCGAATTGAAGTATATGCTCACGCAGGAACAGTACTAATGTCTGAAAATCAATGTGTGTCGGGAgctcaacatactgtataattatttaagatatttacagatgtattttattgctGTCTAAAATATGCCCTCAATCTTTCCCAAGTCTTTCAACATGAACTAGAGTAAACATAGCCAGATGTGCGTCTGCTCTCATTGGAaaacagcagcatcagcagcattAGTAATTAGATTTAAAACCACCTAGGTTTAGGTTTTTACTGACATGCAAAGTCTTGAACCATAACTAGCCAAGGACGGGccgatagctcagttggtatgttgttttgtatctcgttccacctctctctcccctttcatgtcttcagctgtcctaatgtaaagtaaaaaataaaaaataaaggctgaaaatgccccaaaaatatcttgaaaaaaaaagaagactagCAAAGACAAAAGTAAGATGATTTTGCCATATACCCACCAAACCTGGAAGGGAGGAAGTTGAGGTGGATGATTGTCTTTGTCTGCTGGCTTgtatggagaggaggaaaaaaaactagtgCATTTTTTCCAAACAACAATTGTAAAATGTCTTCTGTAATATTGATAATTTTTTTCTTAAGCATCTGAATTTACATCTCGTCTCTAACCAACAGTTGTTTCCTTAAAAGAGACATCCACTGTTGTTACACAACAGAGTCTGTTTACAGGTTTTGAGGAGTTCTACTAAAAAGGTGAATGAAGCCATTAGTGTCCCCAGAGCTAGCTGTGCAAAGTCTGATTAATTGTAGTCAGTTGGGGCTGAGGAGTACAAgtttgaaaactaaaaataaactgGGGGTGTGCagttagaaaaaatgtattgttccaGGCCTCTACAGCCCGCTTCTCATTTTGCTAAAGCAGCTCAAGGCAACATTAGCCACTACTAGCCTAACACAGCTGAATCTCTGACCAAACTGTCAGAAGTTGAGTTGAATTGTGGGtaatcttgcattgccagaccttcctccacagcgctgcggaggtaGATCATGGAAAGTTGTGGATATAGACAACATTGTGGGTTATGTAGAAGCAAGGTTTTAACAAGCTAAGTAtctgtgaaattaaaatgacCATATCTCTGCTTCTGCTTTTAAACCATGAATTGAACTGCAGTATGAGTGAATTACACCTTTAAACCATTGTCACTATCTTTCCTTAACCTTAAACAAAGTAGTTCTAATCGACTAAACCTAACCAAGCCTTaaccaaaaaaacacttgtttatGTAATTATGTGGTATCAACCTGTTTTAGCCAAAACCTGCAGTTTTCATTTGAACTGATCACCTCGGCAGGTGAGTTCACTGGTTTTCCCTTTACTTGAAGGAGTGTTGTTCAGCTTGTGGAGTCTTtggttggcaaaaaaaaacaagtcctgTAAACTGACCCAGAGCAAAAATGTACCAAGAGTCCGGACATCTCTTGTCATGAATATGTTATTGTGCAGGTACCCCTTTCCTGTTCATGTAGCTGAAGCAACAGTAGATGTCAGGAGTTGTTAGGTCCCCACAGTACATCTTGCCCTGTGGTCCAAAAAGCagcttaaaggacaattccggtgcaaaatgaacctaggggtcaATAACACATGGGTACCAAGTGGACCGTTCTCTaggaaattaaatttaatgCTTATCGAATGTGACCAGTTATAGCCAAAACCTCTTATTAGCGTGTAACGCTAGTAGTCGGGGCACTGGTATAGTAAAAAGAAATCGCTATTTATaccaaaataaatattcaaaatagcaccacacttccatAGTAGCATAATGATAGTCCTTTCGTGTGAACTGAAGctttgagaactttgtaagttTACAGACTGTTTACACCGTGTTTGTGTCCTTTAATTCAGCCATGTTCACTCTAATTCATGTTAGAGGCAAAATATTTAGATTGAGAGGTTATAAGgaccgcgacccgataccggataagcggtcgaagatggatggatggatggatggttataaggatggatgtttttaaaatgttttttacttgaAAAGGTTGAAAACTTAATTTCATTTTGCAAAACAGTACCAGTATATTTCAGAGGAAAAATAACTTGATTTTTATAGTGGATGATGAACCAAAATGCCATTTTGAattaattctgtttttctttgtgtagtTTGTTCAAATATCAAATCTGGCAACAATCTGACTCAAGAACGTTATGGCCTCTGACATCAAAAGGCACTCGAATAGATTTTatgtttggatgttttttgtttgttttttcaggcTGGCTGCAGCACCATGTCCTCCGCTCAAAGTGGGGATATATCAGGCTACCATCTAAGTGGTGAGTGGACAGTTCCAGCATATTGctttactattttctttttctgcatgaGTATCTAATGCTTTAGTGGATTAATGCTTATGATTCTATCCAGAGTGTTGATGTATGTGacgctgtttgtgtttttattctgtggTCTATTGTTTGACAGCTATTGTCACCTTTTTACACAAGATTTAAACTCCACCGGCCTCGTCTCTTGCTGAAGGCCTTGCTTTTTTACCTTCCCTATAATTGGCTTATTTCTTGTGTTAAAAAGAACAGATAAAGCTGTCAAAGTCCTCCCACGGAAGCAATTCATCTTCAGAAAGCCAGCTTGGCACGTCCTCATAATCCCTCTCTGAAGGAGATGCTCTGACGTTTAATTTAGCGCGGCCATTTTAATTTGTCTGTCATTTTGTCCCAAACTATTGtctgatttacataaaacttTATGCATCCCAAATGCTCCCAAAGTATTCCCAATTTTCAGTGCTACTGTAAATAACAAGGCCTGAAAGAGTGGCTGACTGTGCTGAAGATTGGGAGCTTATCAGTTTCCTACTGGTCTTAACATAAAAagcctttctctctgtttttcctaAACTGTGCACGTCCACCAGTGATCAAACACCCCCATCAAATATAAAATAGGGACAGTTATTAGGCCAAATATTATGCTACCAATGCTGAAATGGAAGGACTtgatttgtgtctgtttcagtGGTGCGCAACCCGCCTGGCTGGGAGGTGGGGATCTACCTGGTGGGCTTCTTCGTGCTACTTGCCATGGCCGGGCTTAACATCTGGAAGTTGTGGAAATCTGGAACGTTCCCTGCACCGTCTCCATTCCCTAACTTTGACTATCGATATCTGCAAGAAAAATATGGAACCTCCTTTTCAGAAGTCAGACAAAAGGTACATTTTACATGTTGTGCACAAAATAtacctatatttaaaaaaaacagggaggCAAGAAGTTTAGGGAAGTTGCAGTTAGAAGCAAAATCAACCAGCGTCTACACTTGGAGCAAGTGGGGAGCAATCATGTTGCCCAGAAGGTTGAGAGCCTGCAGGTTTTTCTTTCCAAGTTTTCAGTGTCTTGGGCCTCAATAGCACATGATTGGCTATCTCTATTATTAAAATTTCTTATTACAATTTCGGTCTTATTTTTGTAAGTGTGACCATTGTATCTATCGGTTATGATGATATGCACTAACCAATGTCATATCTGAGACCTGGGAAGACGGCAACATTACCAAAACAAAGATTAACAGTACTAGTAAACTGACTAGTAACTGACTAGTAAACACTGAGTAATGATGTCATCAATCatctttgttttctcctccaAATTACTTTGGCTAACCTGATCATCTGACATGTTTTTTGCCCATTTCGACCTCTTGTTAGCAACGTCACTGTGTTAACCAGATCTCAGCAGTTGCTTTGGAGAGTGTAATTTTTATGACAGCAATAATGGTAAAAACTAGAAAGGGTGGACACGAGTTAGGTAAAAGCAactattgtaaaaaataatgtgaaaggCGTTGCTCATAGTGATGAACCTACAGGGAGTCAtcacctgaatctgcagctccGCTCACAGAGCTTTACAGTgagtttcatttaatttttttaaatgtccatgtgCGGCtcgtaaatctcatcagcgtcagtgagccaacaagcatgcagcatgcttctacctaTCGAAGATAAATATGCTGGCGATTGGCTGTCAAACATTACACGTTGTAAAAGGCATGCAGGTACATGAAAAAGATTTGCGTAGTAACGTGTAAtgttgtacttaaaaaaaaaatggatttcatgAAATTGGTTTCGAAATATGTATCGTTATCACCGGTATGAAAGTCACGGTATGGGTATCGGTATCGATACAGTTATTGGCACTTTTTGAACATACCTAGCTCACTGTGAGTTTTCTATCTcagtactttttaaaatgttcttcatCCCTTACTTAATTACTCCTTGAAGCGAGTCGCTGCCAACAACCACCGGCGGACCTCTGCCACTTCCAGCCGCAAGCCCAGCCTGGCCCTCTGTGACACCCCGGACGCCTTCAGGGACCTGGGCCACCTGGAGCTGATGAGCCGGGAGTTGGACCCGACAGGCATGGCTCAGCTCCACCGGTCCATCTCCACCGACTCACTCAGCTCCATTTCCTCCATCGCAAACAACTTCGGCCACGACTTCACCGTTGGCCAGCTGGAGGTAACGCTCGAGTTTGAGCAGTCCAGACAACCGGGTCAGGGGGCGGGCGTGCTCCACATCGCTCTGCACCAGGGCAAAGACCTGctggagagggaggaaggagacTTCCCCGGCTGCTTCATCAGAGTCTCCCTGGGGCCAGAGGATCTCAATGTGGGAGTCACAAGGGTAAGGAAGCCGTTGTCTTTTTGTGCACATACAAATATGTGTGTCTTGATTAACAGGAAAAAACACTGAAGGGATTTTATGTGGTTTTCCTCAGTGTGTGGAGCTACATGCACTTGAGTGTGAATGCTTAACATTGAAAATAGTAGTTGTGTCtctttgaatattaaaatctaaaatgagTTAGAGGTCAGTTATGCTGAGCAGAAAATTACGCACCAAGAAACACAGCAGTGCGCGAGGAATAAGGTAGTCAAGAGGAATACTGCTAGCAAGTTAacattatagaaaataaaaaaaaaaaatctgctttgcAGATGGAATAAAATACATTCAAGACTTTTGTTAGACCTCATGGATAGACACCATGGTCCGTATCGTGCTCCGGCATAGCGCGGTGCAAAACCCAACGCAAGCGTATTTGCTGTTTTAAGACCATACAGCGCCCACGTTGTTTGAATAGCAACTGCACCTGCGCCCACctttgcacccatgggcgtgctggtcttacatgAGGTGTGTGCAGGTGAATTCTTGGGGtgttgctatcttgaggcatcAGGAAGTGATCGAgtaactagcaaaagtggatttggacacgccctaaacgcacctgggCCATTCGCTTCACGGCATGCGCTTTTAGATTCTTAAAATGGCGTCcgatatgtatgtataataatGTGTTGGCTATCTGTACCAACTTTGATGATTTACATCTTATAGACAGTTTATACAGAGATATTGCAGACCGGACAAAATTGATGGACAGAccactagcatggctaaaaatagCCATTGCAAGGGCACATTGATTGTTTTGTCccaccaacagtccaaaactcaaagatgaaaaaaaaaatgatacagcAAATTCACACTACAGagtgtgtttgtaagtgtgaATACATGTGCAACATGGCTATTATGTCGATGTTAAACAAACGCATTgttagtttgtttctgtttcaaatATTCTTTGAGGATTAaagaattatttaatttcatcGTTAGAGACTTTCAGCATAGGCTAACTGCCACCATACTACTAATGGGGCTAAGATTCAGGACTGAGGGGGAAGACAAGCTTCTCAGATAATTAATTAGCTGTTAAGCCATGATGATAAACTCAGGCAAAGGACTGAGGATAAAAGTGGCTCCTGAAGTTAAGGGAAAGCAGTGAGACTGTCACGTCTGAAGCTGTTACACTCAGGGGGCAGCTTTGGCCCCCTTGAACTGTGTTGAAGATTTTAGCCGTGGCTGAATTTTACAGAGACAGCGATATGTCCCACAGGGTAAGAGGCGCTTGATCCTGCAGCTTGACAAGGCAATTCCTTTCTGTCTGACGGAGGAGCCCATTTCATTTACTTGAGTGGCGAGCCCCCTGGGAGCTGGACGTAGTCAGGAAGGCCAATTTCACATCCTTTGCCTTCATCAGGAATAGATGTGAATGACTTTCAGTTCCCTCACTCTGAAATGTAACCTGTAACTTTGTTTTACCGGCATTTGATGTTATAATGGTGATAATATTTACTATGCTATATTACAATGACATTTATAACAATCCTTACAACAAGAAGTGATTCATTTTCAGTTCACTCAGTTTAAATATTAATGATGATGCCGCAAATCACAATATAATATAGATGAGTGGTGATAAGATAAAAGGGTTGTTTTATATGACAATATATAGGCCTACCATGAGACAATATAAACCATATTATCTCGTTACTAGTTAAGCTAAGTCAACATTTTTAAGTTAGTATGTAAGTAACTAGCTAATAAttgacagaaaggcatacagTTTGAGTTATTTCAGCCAGTGCatatacctctgtttatttcctgttttccagtgAAGTCCATACTAGTCGAAACACTCGtatctgtcacatctactgcagtcaaatttgctgtgtgttcactcggaaaggaataactgcacatggcgAGGCACATGTAATGACATTTgtagcatgtttagaggctaaaaacatgtttaaaacttgccctgttcaagTCTGTTGAGTGTTAACGCTAGCAGGTTAATAACTTGGTGTGGgcagcacaaatcttttttgttttctctctactgacagcactccaaatttacaaacaacagatacatgttgaaattgactggaattctcctttaatctaaaataaatattatagcCTCTATTaagttatgttttaatttttcttagTGTCTCATAATTTGCTTGTATTCTTGTTgtgcatattttttatttcattttcctggcagaaatgtgtttttctttgactttttttggaattctcaaataaaacaatgaaagcaAAGCTTTAATCTAACATGAAGTGACCTTTCGGCAGGAAGAGAACAAGGCGACATTCCTCCATCTGCTACACCTGCTTCTTGCCTTCTGCTCTCAGCGAGACGCTGCCAGAAAACTCACTCGCCTCGTGTCAATGTACCGGTTGTCTTGCACAGTTTGTGCAGGCTGAGAGAGACGGCACATAGACTCACCAAGACCTTAGAAATGCTGACAACAGCTTATCTCACCCTAATGGTGAAgccagcctctctctctctttttttctctctctctctctctcactgctttttcttcctccttttgttCTTGAAGTcactgtttttctccctttttcatcCCATTTCCCCCTTATCTCTTTTTTCCCTATTAATTTGCCATCTCTCTGCAATAATGTGCATGcccattttcttctttttttctgttgagtAGCTCACACACACGACCTCTCTCTGAACTTTTATTGCCTcattttcaacacacacatcGCCAATGCTATCCCTCTAAGCGATAAGCCTAACAGTGCAGACAGACATGTTGTGTGGATGGGGTGCAGGCCTGTGTGCCGGGCTCGCAGAGAGATACTCCCTGCTTTGGATGCTTTCTATCTtgatgtacatactgtatttgtacagCAGCAGTCGCAGCAGGGTCTTTTCTGTGTTGGATGTATGATTATGATGCTATTCTTCTGTTTGAAATGAGGCAGGATCTAAGGTCGGCCTCACAGGCTGATCAGACCCAGTTCTTTAAATTCCCAATTCTTTCACTGTACAGTGAATTGTTGTTTCATTGAAAACAATTCCTGACCACAacacatgcttttgttttttgtataagaatttgtattgtatttagcAGTTATATTACTCATTGTATTTCACACTTAAAGAACAGCCACAGGTGTGAAAAGGAGCTATTAAATCCCCTCGCTTCTCCCCATTTATTAGTTGCCGGGTAACTTACGTACTTTAGCAATTGATGGAACTCGGCATCTTGGAAAAGtaataatgttactttttctgcAAACCTAAACTGTTCTTCCTGGTGTTTAGCTCAGCTCAGTTCAGTTCTATGGCTTCTATTTTGATTATTGCTTGCCTTATTTACTCagataatgttgtttttagtaATAGAAGTATACGTTTACGTTCAGTTTGATTTAAATgaagattcaactttattgtatTTG contains:
- the syt12 gene encoding synaptotagmin-12; the protein is MSSAQSGDISGYHLSVVRNPPGWEVGIYLVGFFVLLAMAGLNIWKLWKSGTFPAPSPFPNFDYRYLQEKYGTSFSEVRQKRVAANNHRRTSATSSRKPSLALCDTPDAFRDLGHLELMSRELDPTGMAQLHRSISTDSLSSISSIANNFGHDFTVGQLEVTLEFEQSRQPGQGAGVLHIALHQGKDLLEREEGDFPGCFIRVSLGPEDLNVGVTRVQKNAFTVIFDEHFSIPMDSSLLEEYSLRCAAFGIDADERNISAGLADLKLSDLDLTIRPFNAWLYLQDVNKAVDAVGEILLSLSYLPTAERLTVVVAKCKNLLWTNSKNTADPFVKVYLLQDGRKISKKKTSTKRDDTNPIFNEAMIFSVPSIVLQELSLRVTVAEATDDGRGENLGHVIIGPEASGMGITHWNQMLATLRKPVSMWHPLRRI